The following coding sequences lie in one Notolabrus celidotus isolate fNotCel1 chromosome 6, fNotCel1.pri, whole genome shotgun sequence genomic window:
- the LOC117813697 gene encoding cytosolic 5'-nucleotidase 1B isoform X1, giving the protein MFYRAERSCTLDQYEVKLKMMKDPDRVLVVAVTSREVFETGADEGHLALKEDMSTQLLQLLHEMNKRMEQENLEETPQFDVILITTDSEQQQQSSSIISSTKHHGLEISSFCFANEETFVESLQKNNVQLFLTTDRSEASEAMQEGVLSALLDHRVASTPSDQLRIMFCEDAVIQPDTGLKPASRQALQSLASQLGAMRRRFSLSDSPLCFILVTTHGSKESCAKSLLTLRSSGISVDEAYCLAGAPRDPIMSLLRSHFTIRISFSDPEE; this is encoded by the exons ATGTTTTATAGAGCAGAGAGATCATGCACATTAGATCAGTATGAAGTCAAACTCAAGATGATG aaaGACCCTGATCGGGTGCTGGTTGTGGCGGTGACGTCTCGTGAGGTGTTTGAAACAGGAGCTGATGAGGGGCATTTAGCTTTGAAGGAGGACATGTCAACCCAGCTGCTACAG CTGCTGCACGAAATGAATAAACGCATGGAGCAGGAGAATCTTGAAGAGACGCCACAGTTTGATGTCATCCTGATAACCACGGAcagcgagcagcagcagcagagctccagCATCATCAGCAGCACTAAGCATCACG GTCTTGAAATCAGCAGCTTCTGTTTTGCCAACGAGGAGACTTTCGTGGAGAGTTTGCAGAAGAATAACGTTCAGCTCTTCCTGACGACAGACCGGAGCGAGGCTTCGGAGGCGATGCAGGAAG GcgttctctctgctctcctggaTCATCGCGTCGCCTCCACTCCATCAGATCAGCTCAGGATAATGTTCTGTGAGGACGCCGTCATCCAGCCGGACACCGGCCTGAAGCCTGCGAGTCGACAGGCCCTTCAG aGCTTGGCGTCTCAGCTGGGTGCGATGCGGCGGCGGTTCAGCCTGAGCGACAGCCCTCTCTGCTTCATCCTGGTGACGACGCACGGCAGCAAGGAGAGCTGCGCCAAATCCCTGCTGACCCTGCGCTCCAGCGGCATCAGCGTGGACGAGGCGTACTGCCTGGCCGGAGCCCCGCGGGACCCCATCATGTCCCTGCTCCGCTCTCACTTCACCATCAGGATCAGCTTCAGCGACCCGGAGGAGTGA
- the LOC117813697 gene encoding cytosolic 5'-nucleotidase 1B isoform X2, translating into MASTIQNPDVKQKDPDRVLVVAVTSREVFETGADEGHLALKEDMSTQLLQLLHEMNKRMEQENLEETPQFDVILITTDSEQQQQSSSIISSTKHHGLEISSFCFANEETFVESLQKNNVQLFLTTDRSEASEAMQEGVLSALLDHRVASTPSDQLRIMFCEDAVIQPDTGLKPASRQALQSLASQLGAMRRRFSLSDSPLCFILVTTHGSKESCAKSLLTLRSSGISVDEAYCLAGAPRDPIMSLLRSHFTIRISFSDPEE; encoded by the exons ATGGCATCCACGATCCAGAACCCCGACGTGAAGCAG aaaGACCCTGATCGGGTGCTGGTTGTGGCGGTGACGTCTCGTGAGGTGTTTGAAACAGGAGCTGATGAGGGGCATTTAGCTTTGAAGGAGGACATGTCAACCCAGCTGCTACAG CTGCTGCACGAAATGAATAAACGCATGGAGCAGGAGAATCTTGAAGAGACGCCACAGTTTGATGTCATCCTGATAACCACGGAcagcgagcagcagcagcagagctccagCATCATCAGCAGCACTAAGCATCACG GTCTTGAAATCAGCAGCTTCTGTTTTGCCAACGAGGAGACTTTCGTGGAGAGTTTGCAGAAGAATAACGTTCAGCTCTTCCTGACGACAGACCGGAGCGAGGCTTCGGAGGCGATGCAGGAAG GcgttctctctgctctcctggaTCATCGCGTCGCCTCCACTCCATCAGATCAGCTCAGGATAATGTTCTGTGAGGACGCCGTCATCCAGCCGGACACCGGCCTGAAGCCTGCGAGTCGACAGGCCCTTCAG aGCTTGGCGTCTCAGCTGGGTGCGATGCGGCGGCGGTTCAGCCTGAGCGACAGCCCTCTCTGCTTCATCCTGGTGACGACGCACGGCAGCAAGGAGAGCTGCGCCAAATCCCTGCTGACCCTGCGCTCCAGCGGCATCAGCGTGGACGAGGCGTACTGCCTGGCCGGAGCCCCGCGGGACCCCATCATGTCCCTGCTCCGCTCTCACTTCACCATCAGGATCAGCTTCAGCGACCCGGAGGAGTGA